The Setaria viridis chromosome 6, Setaria_viridis_v4.0, whole genome shotgun sequence genome includes the window GATAGTCCAACCCATTCCTGTTGTCAAAAATTCCACCTTCTTCTGACTCCGAGAAAACAAAGTCCATTATATAGGCGTCGTGCGGAACGTTAACTGGAAAAGGAGCACTCTACTTCAGAAATAAGAAAAGTAAGGGGCAAAGAAAGAGCTTTACGTATCTATGTGCTACATTAAATAATTACAAGGGAACTCAAGGAGAAGTAATATCCCACTGCATGAATATCAAAACAGTGTTATAAAAACAGGATACACAGCAGCAGACACGAGTCAACATGAGTTTGACCTAGTCTAGTTGAAAGGTTGCCACATTTTTCCAAGGCTTGACTAGCTGTCCTATGGACAAGCAACGCTAACTCTTCTGGCTGCATTCTCTAAGTTACAGCCTTTTTCAAAACCCCTGTAAAAAAATTTATAGCACATCTTCTAAAATAATGGCATAtccggagttgcctaatatactctaacaacAAATACAGTAGGAGTACTTGACCTACTTGACAAGTGCTCTAGCAGACTAGCAGTAGCTGACAAAACTAATGGCATAAAAATTAACCACCGGAAGAGGTACTGATGCTAGGATCAATTATGTAGGAAGCTCGAACCTGTTGCTTTTAAGTGTGAACCATGTTCCGCTTTTACCATCTTTTGGGGTGGCAACACACCACCTGGATGCATCCAACGGTTAAAAGAACATCGAAACCACACCTCTGGTTTTCCCTTTAACACTGTATTAGAAGGATTGTAAAGCACATCAACAGTTGTTCCAGCACGTATTTCAAGTGGTTCGGTATAAACAATGTGTTTTTGAGAAACCAGAAACATTCTCATAGTCTTTTCCCTCATCTCAGCTTTCATTTTTGCCCTTCTCTCAGCCTGTGCAAGTAAAAGGAAGCAAGAGTCAACTAAATGATTCATCAGCATATATGTCACGAATATCAGGAATTCAGACTATCATGCAGAAATAACTGCTCCTTTTTTATAACAGTCAAAGCTCTGAAGAAATGCTGCTACTTGGTTAGACAATCGTGGGTTACTGGCTAAACCAGTTAACAACTACGTTAACTACATTTCAAGTTCGAAATGATTAATGTTCAAATCCTCGGGTTAACTACGTTTTCTTCAAAAGACTAGTCACTATGGATGAATTGTTTAAAAAACATAAATTAGCATGTGAAAAACACTCAAGCAGAGATGAAAGTTTTTAACTGCGCAAACATGACTCGTTATGGGAAAGTTCAGTCATTGATGAACCTGTAACTCGATTTAAGATTTAGAGTGGGTCAAGCTACAGCAAGTGACCATCAGCAGGAATATCTATTGGTTCAAACAGAAACACCAGAAGAGCAAAAGGTATGTTGCAACTGACCTTCATTTTAATAgcctcctccctttctctcctCTCGCGTTGAATCCTTGTATAAatcctctgttcttcttccacCCAATATCCTTCCTCAGTCATGATGCTATTGGGAAGGATAGCATGAAAATCTTGTCTGCCATTGTTATCATAATTCCTTGCATTCCCTGGTGGCCCATCAGCAAAAACGCAGTCCAACACGTATGCTCTTTGAGGTAAGGCAACTGTACGAGAAATACCAGGTGTTATCTCTGTGGTTAATGGAGTATTTAAACAATCTTAAAGAACCAACATCAGTAAGTGACTGCAAAGCTTATGTGGCTTCAAGTTGgtaggcttttctttttcttcatggGACTATTAAAATACAGAAAGCCATGTTTTATTTAAAAGAGTATCCTTCTAACATTAGAGTGTGTTAAGATGGTCTAAAATACCAAGTTCAGATAACTATGAGATGCCATACCATCTGCATACCACCAATCACCATCTTTGTCATCAATATGAACAAGTCTTTCAGAAAAAGAGAGTCCATCAATCCAATTGTTGTAGCCCCCATGCATCCAAATTTCAGTACTGTGAACAAGTGGTCTCGAGTGTCTGTTGTAATACAATCTGACAGTAGCCCCTTGCATAGTTGTGATAGGTTCTATGTACCACAAATTATCAACAGAAGCTTTGGCTGAATCCAATACATTCTGCAATTTAATCTTCTGTGTCTGTACCTCAGCCTTCGCTTGTGCCCTGTCAGCTTCATTTGCAGCCCTTTCTTCCTCTAATCGCTGCTGCTCTTCAGTCTGGCTCTTCCTTTGAGCTTCTCTCTCAAGTTCTCTTTGCTTTTCTTCAACCAAGAAATCGGCAAACGAATGTTCATCCATGGTGCTTTCTATTGGTATCACAAAATCTTTTCTGCCATTATTTTCATACATTGTACGACCATTAAAGAACACAAAATCTAATCTGTATGCCTCCTTGGGAATGTACAGTTTGCAGGACCACCAGTCCCCTCCCAGTTCGCTCTTGTGCAATTTTTCAGTGAAAAACTTCCACCTCCACCCATTGAATGCTCCTTTGATGAGTACGTCAGGCTCATTGGCTAAAGATGATAGATCACGATTGAAATAGAGATCAATAGTTGAATCAGCTTTCAGTACCTCTGGAAAAACAAAAAGTTTGTTTCCCAGCGAATAATTTTTTTCAGCAAGTTCTTGAAGCATCCTCTGTAGTGCTTGTGGATCCAGGTAATCCTGTGGTGATTCTTGGGTATCTTGTTCGGCAGACACAAAAGACGACTCCTCAACTTCATACTGTTCTTCATCCTCAGTTgtctccacttcatcttcagcccatgaaCTCTCTTCTTCAGAAAGTTGATGCAGAAACCTGTCCTCGCCCGTTTCCATCTCATCCTCAACCTCTGGAATGCCTTCCTCAGTAACAATGCATTGTTCTTCCTCCATGCTTGTATTTATCTGCTCTTCAATGCTAGTTATCGTCTCCGATTCTTCTTCAGAGAAATCCTCCTTGTGTTTCTGTAACAAGTCATCAACATCAGACTTTGCATGAAGCATATCCCCATCAGGTTTTTGAGGTGTGTAATCTCCCTCCTTagcttctactccctccgtactaAATGTCTGGTGACTCCCAGGAAAATCAAGTTTCTTTGTTTGAGACTCTTTGGTGGTGCCAACAATTGATAGGTCCTGTTTAGGAAAGCCAACTACGGATTGTTCTTCTTTAGGGATATGAACAACTGATTGTTCTGCTTTACTGTAACCAACAATGGATTTGATTTGATCAGGCACGCCAACGATAGATTGATCTGGTTTACTATAACCAACAACGGATTGTATTTGCTCGGGCACAACAGCAATCGATTCATCTTTTCTGTGAGAAGCAACAATAGATTGATCTGGTTTTCTGTAAACAACAATGGATTGGATTTGCTCAGGCACACCAACAATTGATTTGCCTTGTTCCTGGACCCTGACAAGTGGCATGGACTGAGGCTTCAAACTTCCATGTGTTTCATTATTGGCCTTGTCCTCTATGGATGTTGATGGCAGTGCTGGATATTGCCATTGCTCATTCTCTACATCAGAGGTTTCATCTGAAGACTCCACTGCCATAAATATGTCTTCTTTAGCTTTAGCTTCATCCTTTGGATCAAGTTCGCAAACTGCAGCAATGCTCAATTCAATTCCTGAGAGATCTACCGCAAATTTATCTTCTTCGACCGCAGCTTCATCTACTGCTTCCACTTCCCCTAATGACATATTAGTCAATGCATTTCTTGACAATTCGACCTCAACCATGTCCAGTGCAGCTTCTTCTGCCacatccacttccccatatgctgAACTGCTCGAAGCATTTTCTGGCAAATCCACTTCAGCAGTTTCTAAACCTTCTGTATCAGTACTTAACAGCCTATTGTATATACCATCACCTTCATCACTATCATGGCGTTCACTCTTCTTGGTGCTCGATTCAGCAGGGAGTCTTGGAACATACCCGCTAAAAGCAGTGAGTTTTACCTTAGGATACACCATCTTCCTTGATTTCCTATTAGGACAATCTGCGTAAGGTAATGTAAGAAAACATGATGTCAGCAGAACAACAAACAAACCAACCAAATAAGAACTATTCGCCAGACCTGAACTTGCTACTGTGCACCAAATAATCCTGCTTCTGGCAAATCCGCTAGTCCTCAAGAAAGGCTGCAAATACCATAAGAGTGACAAAAAATCAGCATCAGATTATTTGTACCACTGCATACCAAATATTTAGCGTTACGAAAGATAGCACATGGTAGTGAAATTCCCCCACAAAACTCGCTTAAAAGTAGGCAGGTCTTTCCTCAATAAAACTAGTATGTGTCACGCCATATGCCCAAAGTAACAAACATTTCCTTGGTCATACGGTCCAAAACaaataaattcagaaacaaCAAATAGACCATTTTTCGTTTATAATCGTTCCTTACACTAAATGAAAATGGTAAATCACATCATCTTCACACACAAACTTGATTTAACATCACCAAAAGGAGCAAAATTTCCCAAACAGGACCAATCCACCTTGATTCCCGAAGCGTGTGACCCCAAAGCAACGAAATCAAAACCCACAAGAAATCCGGCCCAATCAATAAACATAGAGATCAAGGGATCAAACAGCAAAACAGCAATGCATCACACATGTAGAATCAAGAGATTTAGATGGTGTAAGTGTGAATCCATACCTGAGCGGAGCCACCGTCCAAGGTGGTTCGCCGGACCACTGGCGCTGACCTTCCTCGAGAGCAGAGAGGGCTCCGGGGTAGGAGAGCCATCTCCATTACCGAAACAAAGCCTCCAAAACCCCGCAAGAACCACCACCAAGGGACGCGCCTCCCTCAaccccctcctcttctctctctctcgtatCTCTCTCTCACGGGGTAGCAACTAAAATCAATTTGTAGTCTCACCTTTTAAATCAAACTGaatttgttcctttcttctcacATTGTTCTAGCTGTGGAAGCGCTGTCCTGCATGAAAACTAGGGGCCGGTGTCATCTTGTGGGTTTAAAGGTACGGTTTTGTTGCGCAGCTGTGGGCCACCTTGCTCGCCTAGTTCATGACTCATGAGACGTGCACACCGTCGTGTGTAGGGTGGGCCATAGAGTACCAATGTTGCTTTGTGGTCGGTATATTCCCGAATAATGGTCCACATATCATATGCCGTGCGGGCACGTTTTGCTTTGATGTACTTGGGTTCGTTCCTCTCGTGGGCCTTTTGCCTGCCCTCATTTGTTGCTTCGTCGAAAGAAAAAGGACTTTACTTACGTGTGACATGCCGGCCGGCTCTTGAAGTGATCAGGCATGTTGTGCAGGCTACGTTGATGGCAGCTTTCGAAACCACGTTGAACACGTTGGTGACCAGGCATGCAGCTGGAACAAAATTGAATTGCTATAGTAAGGTACGGCAATGTGGCAAGAGTACCAGTGTTGCTTGTTTATGCAGGTTGATATGTTCTACAAGGTTGACATGTGCTTGCATTGGGTTGGTTTCATGCATGACGATCATGTGTGACATTTTACCTCTTGACGTGGCCTCTGGTGAGTTCATGTCTGCCAGCTTGCCTCTTTGCCGTGTCCTGATGAGTTCGTACATCCTAGATGACCCTCGCCAAAAAAACAAATGAGGAAGTCGAGGATTGGTGGATGCGAAGTCTTTCGCCACTTTTGCAGCGTAAAAAATGAGCGAAAGTGGCATTAATGATGTATACGACATGGAATatttggaaggaaaaaaaaacgtcAGGTTGATTTTGGTGGGGAAGAATCTGAAGCCAATACAGGTTTTTAACTTCATTGGAGAGGGGTTGAATTTGCGTAGGGTGGCTAGTGGCACCCCAGCCCTGAATTAATGGGTTTGAGTTCATGATTGAGTGTTCTGTTTCATGTAATCAGAACATGATTAATGTAAATCTTTGTTGCTTTCTCCTTAAATAAATCAGCAGAGCTCCTGCATTAtgttaaaaaggaaaaatagctCCGTTGGCTCGCCAAGTTAAGTGGGCATTATATGTTACAACGCCACTATGAGTAACGTTGCCGTTGGGTATCCTTACCCGTTTCCCAAATCCACACCCGGTAGAATGGATCGGGGATGGGCACGAAACATTTCACCGGTTTGCAGGAGGGTAGGGTACGGATATACCTGTCAGATACAGTCTACGGGGAGGATATCTCTGTCTCTGCCCATTTGTCCATCCCCTTCGACGCTCGTCGTTCCTGGGCGAGTGCTCACCCATCTCCGTCACCTCTTCCGCGCTCGTCTGCATCGTGCCGCCTTCCATGCGCACACCTAGCCAGCACGCAAGACTCCGTAACAGCACAAACGTCAAGCAAGCTAGGTGCCTAGGTCGATCGGCTCTATAGGCATGACTCTGCGCCGGCAAAACCCTAGGTTCGTTGGAAGAAGGATGACAGAAGAAacctgtaacacccaaaatttcaataattcaaattaattaaaatatgctcaaattagggtgttatttagattctaggcatttaaattcattttctttaattcaattaattcatcataggaattatttgtgcattcatgctagtgcatttattttgattgcttgagtttgaatcaaagtttgaatttccaaatttaaattcaaattccaaaacccttttctttttctttctttttctttctcctttttctcctcCTAGGCCGAaaccttcttctccttcccttcccctttcttctttcgGCCCAGCCTTGCACCAGTGCGCCGGCCCGCTCCACCTTCTCTCGCTCGGCCCGCCCCTCCGTttcctctcctcgccggcccagctccgctcggcctgctccgctcgcccgctcgccgTTTCCTCCGCGACCCGTTGACCGCGGCCTGCCGCTCACCCCCGCCTCGCGGCccacgagcgcgcgcgcgccggcccgcgtaaccgcgccagcccgcctccgcccgcaaccgccgcgcgccgtctccgcctcgatctccacctccgctccgactccttcgGGGGGATTCAAACTCGGGGCCTCTATCTCCAAgcccctataaaagccgccgcctcctcccggtctcctccgccaaacgccagcgccgcagctcacccgaaaccctagccgcccgagctcct containing:
- the LOC117859765 gene encoding starch synthase 3, chloroplastic/amyloplastic isoform X2, whose product is MEMALLPRSPLCSRGRSAPVVRRTTLDGGSAQPFLRTSGFARSRIIWCTVASSDCPNRKSRKMVYPKVKLTAFSGYVPRLPAESSTKKSERHDSDEGDGIYNRLLSTDTEGLETAEVDLPENASSSSAYGEVDVAEEAALDMVEVELSRNALTNMSLGEVEAVDEAAVEEDKFAVDLSGIELSIAAVCELDPKDEAKAKEDIFMAVESSDETSDVENEQWQYPALPSTSIEDKANNETHGSLKPQSMPLVRVQEQGKSIVGVPEQIQSIVVYRKPDQSIVASHRKDESIAVVPEQIQSVVGYSKPDQSIVGVPDQIKSIVGYSKAEQSVVHIPKEEQSVVGFPKQDLSIVGTTKESQTKKLDFPGSHQTFSTEGVEAKEGDYTPQKPDGDMLHAKSDVDDLLQKHKEDFSEEESETITSIEEQINTSMEEEQCIVTEEGIPEVEDEMETGEDRFLHQLSEEESSWAEDEVETTEDEEQYEVEESSFVSAEQDTQESPQDYLDPQALQRMLQELAEKNYSLGNKLFVFPEVLKADSTIDLYFNRDLSSLANEPDVLIKGAFNGWRWKFFTEKLHKSELGGDWWSCKLYIPKEAYRLDFVFFNGRTMYENNGRKDFVIPIESTMDEHSFADFLVEEKQRELEREAQRKSQTEEQQRLEEERAANEADRAQAKAEVQTQKIKLQNVLDSAKASVDNLWYIEPITTMQGATVRLYYNRHSRPLVHSTEIWMHGGYNNWIDGLSFSERLVHIDDKDGDWWYADVALPQRAYVLDCVFADGPPGNARNYDNNGRQDFHAILPNSIMTEEGYWVEEEQRIYTRIQRERREREEAIKMKAERRAKMKAEMREKTMRMFLVSQKHIVYTEPLEIRAGTTVDVLYNPSNTVLKGKPEVWFRCSFNRWMHPGGVLPPQKMVKAEHGSHLKATVNVPHDAYIMDFVFSESEEGGIFDNRNGLDYHIPVFGSIAKEPPMHIVHIAVEMAPIAKVGGLGDVVTSLSRAVQDLGHNVEVILPKHDCLNLSNVKNLHIHQNFSWDGSEIKVWRGLVEDLCVYFLEPQNGMFGVGCVYGRNDDRRFGFFCHSALEFLHQRGSSPNIIHCHDWSSAPTAWLYKENYVQSSLANARVVFTIHNLEFGAHHIGKAMKYCDKATTVSNTYSREVSGHGAIAPHLGKFYGILNGIDQDIWDPYSDSFIPVQYTSENVVEGKRAAKRALQQKFGLQQNDVPIVGIISRLTAQKGIHLIKHAIQRTLERNGQVVLLGSAPDPRIQGDFTNLAHDLQNQNHGRARLCLTYDEPLSHLIYAGSDFILVPSIFEPCGLTQLVAMRYGAIPIVRKTGGLYDTVFDVDNDKDRARARGLEPNGFSFDGADSNGVDYALNRAITSWFDARDWFHSLCKRVMEQDWSWNRPALDYIELYRSASKL
- the LOC117859765 gene encoding starch synthase 3, chloroplastic/amyloplastic isoform X1: MEMALLPRSPLCSRGRSAPVVRRTTLDGGSAQPFLRTSGFARSRIIWCTVASSGLANSSYLVGLFVVLLTSCFLTLPYADCPNRKSRKMVYPKVKLTAFSGYVPRLPAESSTKKSERHDSDEGDGIYNRLLSTDTEGLETAEVDLPENASSSSAYGEVDVAEEAALDMVEVELSRNALTNMSLGEVEAVDEAAVEEDKFAVDLSGIELSIAAVCELDPKDEAKAKEDIFMAVESSDETSDVENEQWQYPALPSTSIEDKANNETHGSLKPQSMPLVRVQEQGKSIVGVPEQIQSIVVYRKPDQSIVASHRKDESIAVVPEQIQSVVGYSKPDQSIVGVPDQIKSIVGYSKAEQSVVHIPKEEQSVVGFPKQDLSIVGTTKESQTKKLDFPGSHQTFSTEGVEAKEGDYTPQKPDGDMLHAKSDVDDLLQKHKEDFSEEESETITSIEEQINTSMEEEQCIVTEEGIPEVEDEMETGEDRFLHQLSEEESSWAEDEVETTEDEEQYEVEESSFVSAEQDTQESPQDYLDPQALQRMLQELAEKNYSLGNKLFVFPEVLKADSTIDLYFNRDLSSLANEPDVLIKGAFNGWRWKFFTEKLHKSELGGDWWSCKLYIPKEAYRLDFVFFNGRTMYENNGRKDFVIPIESTMDEHSFADFLVEEKQRELEREAQRKSQTEEQQRLEEERAANEADRAQAKAEVQTQKIKLQNVLDSAKASVDNLWYIEPITTMQGATVRLYYNRHSRPLVHSTEIWMHGGYNNWIDGLSFSERLVHIDDKDGDWWYADVALPQRAYVLDCVFADGPPGNARNYDNNGRQDFHAILPNSIMTEEGYWVEEEQRIYTRIQRERREREEAIKMKAERRAKMKAEMREKTMRMFLVSQKHIVYTEPLEIRAGTTVDVLYNPSNTVLKGKPEVWFRCSFNRWMHPGGVLPPQKMVKAEHGSHLKATVNVPHDAYIMDFVFSESEEGGIFDNRNGLDYHIPVFGSIAKEPPMHIVHIAVEMAPIAKVGGLGDVVTSLSRAVQDLGHNVEVILPKHDCLNLSNVKNLHIHQNFSWDGSEIKVWRGLVEDLCVYFLEPQNGMFGVGCVYGRNDDRRFGFFCHSALEFLHQRGSSPNIIHCHDWSSAPTAWLYKENYVQSSLANARVVFTIHNLEFGAHHIGKAMKYCDKATTVSNTYSREVSGHGAIAPHLGKFYGILNGIDQDIWDPYSDSFIPVQYTSENVVEGKRAAKRALQQKFGLQQNDVPIVGIISRLTAQKGIHLIKHAIQRTLERNGQVVLLGSAPDPRIQGDFTNLAHDLQNQNHGRARLCLTYDEPLSHLIYAGSDFILVPSIFEPCGLTQLVAMRYGAIPIVRKTGGLYDTVFDVDNDKDRARARGLEPNGFSFDGADSNGVDYALNRAITSWFDARDWFHSLCKRVMEQDWSWNRPALDYIELYRSASKL